In a single window of the Drosophila miranda strain MSH22 chromosome XL, D.miranda_PacBio2.1, whole genome shotgun sequence genome:
- the LOC108164678 gene encoding uncharacterized protein LOC108164678 isoform X11 produces the protein MYLFGGKFCKFLDESGLERECTCPEIISRHPQCECDRKHFNNILWATVTVFQILTQEDWNVVLFNGMEKTSHWAALYFVALMTFGNYVLFNLLVAILVEGFSSERNERREREQRELVKKLREETLAENYSDGMYDESRSEADSSTTNDSYYEVRNRWRSAEDVRKLQDSAELIIEAKSNMHRQRLLQPSHDYQINELPTPGGAPASGITASGQDKEAGGGGSGASNMLKLMPHEEGSSSKPRGGLKKTYSVKDRRSEAPRLSKMRLVREPPIITTTAATPQDSPSTTLEPGMTFRQWGDMEPPPPPSPSLLRPPNIFTGGQRTLDEGIPAIDLIPPSPVLAHKPLNILNASQLGVGVGGGMGIGMGMSMGIAGGTGSTGSSMHSVIIDDISKSSGSTAAATPIYVPTISSSSTAGGLQPPIGPSTAHTESHSYSHSLNDLTGSMTVHGPGTGIGPGAGPGTATSAGASTSGSSSSERLPLTPSPSPSPYSGIGGGSFKQRFRRSSSKKRRPQPTAAAEDSISGHDEEEQQQQLNNGSDNSFLLRSSAGGGLGGGGAGAGSGNAAGAAKDTNRLSPQNSIRRLSNTLSIGSGSSPGAALGSRRASACIFNSQVYQNLNQPPKLRPGPGQRRMSSIELAFSKTSHLNLHNLEANRKSLSYTNSKMDLDKWQRSYGNLNEPDNMLQQYIEARDKRKTSISHYNLKKRLEEKELQQLQQLHQQQLLLQQQQQDSSSSSQQQPQSQSHRLSKEFQHMALQPHSMMSSGGRMSKLMMIIERLTPRQFAMERESYSMYVFPEDNKFRQVCTWFVNQKWFDNVVLLFIALNCITLAMERPNIPPTSTERLFLSTANYVFTAVFTVEMFIKVVATGMFYGTDAYFTSGWNIMDGSLVTISIIDLLMSLISESSPRIFGILRVFRLLRSLRPLRVINRAPGLKLVVQTLLSSLRPIGNIVLICCTFFIIFGILGVQLFKGTFFYCEGENIKNVRNADECRRIPGNVWTNRKYNFDDLGKALMSLFVLSSRDGWVNIMYTGLDAVGVDQQPIVNYNEWRLLYFIAFILLVGFFVLNMFVGVVVENFHRCREEQEKEEKIRRAAKRALQMEKKRRRMHEPPYYTNYSPTRMFVHNVVTSKYFDLAIAAVIGLNVVTMAMEYYKMKMALQYALKIFNYFFTAVFILEANMKLVALGWKLYLKDRWNQLDVGIVLLSIVGIVLEELETKIIPINPTIIRVMRVLRIARVLKLLKMAKGIRALLDTVMQALPQVGNLGLLFFLLFFIFAALGVELFGRLECSDEIPCQGLGEHAHFANFGMAFLTLFRVATGDNWNGIMKDTLRDNCDDAADCVRNCCVSSVIAPIFFVIFVLMAQFVLVNVVVAVLMKHLEESHKQMEDELDMEVELERELVREQEFAQEQKLCQQLAEAQAKAAAPPRPLAKVKSLPKNFIYSTPSLDKKFPSPQSLTSSAATNLNQLQQQNPSTSTSTSPGLGGLAQRGVTAGAGGRRQTVQYFNQPQSGPGLGLGLGLGLSLAEMGGTLTPQALSARLGEPFGGASTATAAGGGTCAGFGQEPGNLQLPPLGRRGRRASAAAGFRKRGVLSKERSLDEQAIRRRNLEAKRTSCDSLPWGGDALDYRRGTIFESLESDGGGGGLGSGSGSGGSPLGFDIRSVRSADVPHLEPETDALAVVSALVPAATPMPLSMPLALPMPTPTPTPSSTPTGMSSAHHPPPRRPFGWSQSVDQGCLLGAPGRSSLLLSVPRSMPPRSRSGSTKQLFKQQALDEDADMDESSLLLPSVSGGAVGGPTPTVAAALESVAAASAVDSHLLPGKSDSADILRIISERRRMDQRDQRDPRDDVEDRDSDYNELLLVKSPQSSMD, from the exons ATGTATCTGTTTGGCGGTAAGTTTTGTAAATTTTTGGACGAATCCGGACTCGAACGCGAGTGTACGTGTCCCGAAATAATCAGCCGGCATCCGCAATGCGAGTGCGATCGCAAACACTTCAACAACATTTTGTGGGCCACTGTCACAGTATTCCAA ATACTGACGCAAGAGGATTGGAACGTCGTCCTGTTCAATGGAATGGAAAAGACAAGTCATTGGGCCGCATTGTACTTTGTGGCCCTAATGACATTCGGCAATTATGTGCTATTTAATTTATTGGTGGCCATTTTGGTTGAGGGATTCAGTTCAGAG CGAAATGAACGTCGCGAGCGCGAACAGCGCGAGTTGGTTAAGAAACTGCGCGAAGAGACATTGGCCGAGAATTATAGCGATGGTATGTACGATGAATCGCGCAGCGAGGCGGATTCATCGACCACTAACGATAGTTACTACGAGGTACGCAATCGCTggcgctcagcggaggacgtGCGCAAG CTGCAGGACTCGGCCGAGCTGATCATCGAGGCCAAGAGCAACATGCACCGCCAGCGGCTGCTCCAGCCCAGTCACGATTACCAGATCAATGAGCTGCCCACGCCGGGTGGCGCACCGGCGTCTGGCATTACTGCTTCCGGCCAGGACAAGGAGGCTGGAGGTGGAGGCAGCGGCGCCAGCAACATGCTCAAGCTGATGCCACACGAagagggcagcagcagcaagcccCGCGGCGGCCTCAAAAAG ACATACTCCGTCAAGGACAGACGCAGCGAGGCGCCGCGCCTTTCCAAAATGCGGCTCGTCCGGGAGCCACCTATCATCACAACGACGGCGGCCACGCCGCAGGACTCGCCCAGCACCACCCTGGAGCCGGGCATGACCTTCCGCCAGTGGGGCGACATGGAG CCACCGCCTCCTCCATCGCCATCGCTGCTGCGACCCCCGAACATTTTCACTGGGGGACAGCGCACCCTGGACGAGGGCATACCCGCCATCGATCTCATTCCACCCTCCCCAGTGCTCGCCCACAAACCGCTCAACATCCTCAACGCCAGCCAGCTGGGAGTGGGTGTGGGCGGAGGCATGGGCATAGGCATGGGCATGAGCATGGGGATAGCAGGTGGGACGGGGAGCACAGGAAGCAGCATGCACAGCGTCATCATCGATGACATATCGAAGAGCTCTGGCTCGACAGCAGCTGCCACGCCCATCTATGTGCCCACTATATCCTCCTCGTCGACGGCGGGGGGACTCCAGCCTCCGATTGGGCCCTCCACAGCGCACACGGAGAGCCACAGCTACAGTCACAGTCTGAATGATCTGACGGGCTCGATGACAGTCCATGGACCTGGAACTGGAATTGGACCCGGAGCTGGACCTGGAACTGCTACCAGTGCCGGTGCCTCGACCAGCGGCAGTTCTTCCAGCGAGCGCCTTCCCCTgaccccgtccccgtccccgtccccgtacAGCGGAATTGGTGGGGGCAGCTTTAAGCAGCGCTTCCGGCGTAGCAGCTCCAAGAAGAGAAGACCCCAGCCGACAGCCGCAGCTGAGGACAGCATCAGTGGCCATgacgaggaggagcagcagcagcagctgaacaACGGCAGCGACAACAGCTTCCTGCTGAGGAGCAGTGCGGGAGGAGGATTGGGAGGAGGTGGTGCAGGTGCAGGAAGCGGAAACGCAGCAGGAGCTGCCAAGGACACCAACCGGCTGAGCCCGCAAAACTCGATCCGCAGACTCTCGAACACGCTGAGCATCGGCAGTGGCAGTAGTCCGGGGGCGGCGCTGGGCAGTCGCCGGGCCTCGGCCTGCATCTTCAACTCGCAGGTGTACCAGAACCTGAACCAGCCCCCGAAGCTGCGTCCGGGCCCGGGTCAGCGGCGGATGAGCTCCATTGAGCTGGCATTCAGCAAGACCTCGCACCTGAATCTGCACAACCTGGAGGCGAACCGCAAGTCGCTGTCCTACACGAATTCTAAGATGGACCTCGACAAGTGGCAGAGGTCGTACGGCAATCTCAACGAGCCGGACAACATGCTGCAGCAGTACATCGAGGCGCGGGACAAGCGCAAGACCTCGATAAGCCACTATAACCTGAAGAAGCGGCTCGAGGAGAAGGAGCTccagcagttgcagcagctCCACCAGCAGCAACTGCTactccagcaacagcaacaggactcctcgtcctcctcccagcagcagccccagtcccagtcccatcGGCTCTCCAAAGAGTTCCAGCACATGGCACTGCAGCCACATTCCATGATGTCAAGTGGCGGGCGGATGTCCAAGCTGATGATGATCATCGAACGGCTCACGCCAAGGCAGTTCGCCATGGAGCGTGAGTCCTACTCGATGTACGTCTTTCCCGAGGATAACAA GTTTCGGCAGGTCTGTACGTGGTTTGTCAATCAGAAGTGGTTTGACAATGTTGTGCTGCTGTTCATCGCACTCAACTGCATCACCCTGGCGATGGAAAGACCAAACATCCCTCCAACCAGCACCGAAAGATTGTTTCTGTCAACAGCCAATTACGTGTTCACCGCCGTCTTCACCGTTGAGATGTTCATTAAG GTAGTCGCCACGGGCATGTTCTACGGCACGGATGCGTACTTCACATCCGGTTGGAATATCATGGACGGATCTTTGGTTACCATTTCCATAATTGATTTGTTAATGTCATTGATTAGCGAATCGAGCCCGAGGATATTTGGGATTTTAAGG GTGTTTCGGCTACTTCGTTCCCTGCGGCCTCTGCGGGTGATCAACCGTGCCCCGGGTCTGAAACTAGTCGTGCAAACGCTCTTATCGTCCCTACGTCCCATCGGCAACATCGTGCTGATCTGCTGCACCTTCTTCATCATCTTCGGGATACTGGGCGTACAGTTATTCAAGGGCACCTTCTTCTACTGCGAGGGCGAGAACATCAAAAACGTGCGCAACGCGGACGAGTGCCGCCGCATTCCGGGCAACGTCTGGACGAACCGCAAATACAACTTTGACGACCTGGGCAAGGCCCTGATGTCCCTCTTCGTGCTGAGCTCCCGCGACGGATGGGTGAACATCATGTACACGGGCCTCGATGCCGTCGGCGTCGACCAGCAGCCGATCGTAAACTACAACGAGTGGCGGCTGCTGTACTTCATAGCGTTCATCCTGCTGGTGGGCTTCTTCGTGCTCAACATGTTCGTGGGCGTGGTGGTGGAGAACTTCCATCGGTGCCGCGaggagcaggagaaggaggagaaaATCAGGCGCGCGGCCAAGCGGGCCCTGCAGATGGAGAAGAAGCGCCGCCGGATGCACGAGCCGCCCTATTACACCAACTACTCGCCCACCCGCATGTTCGTGCACAACGTCGTGACCTCCAAGTACTTCGACCTGGCCATCGCAGCCGTCATAGGGCTAAATGTGGTCACCATGGCCATGGAGTACTACAAGATGAAAATGGCCCTGCAGTATGCCCTGAAGATATTCAACTACTTCTTCACCGCCGTCTTCATCCTGGAGGCGAACATGAAGCTGGTGGCCCTCGGCTGGAAGCTGTACCTCAAGGATCGCTGGAACCAGCTGGACGTGGGCATCGTCCTGCTCTCGATCGTGGGCATCGTGCTCGAGGAGCTGGAGACGAAGATCATACCCATCAATCCGACAATCATTCGGGTGATGCGCGTCCTGCGCATCGCCCGCGTCCTCAAGCTGCTGAAAATGGCAAAGGGCATTCGGGCACTGCTGGACACCGTGATGCAGGCCCTGCCACAGGTGGGCAACCTGGGACTGCTCTTCTTCCTGCTGTTCTTCATCTTCGCGGCGCTGGGCGTGGAGCTGTTCGGGCGCCTCGAGTGCTCCGACGAGATACCCTGCCAGGGCCTGGGCGAGCACGCGCACTTCGCCAACTTTGGCATGGCTTTCCTCACATTGTTTCGCGTAGCGACTGGCGACAATTGGAACGGCATCATGAAGGACACGCTGAGGGATAATTGCGATGACGCGGCCGATTGTGTACGCAATTGCTGCGTCAGCTCGGTTATTGCTCCCATATTCTTTGTGATATTCGTGCTAATGGCGCAATTCGTTTTGGTGAATGTCGTCGTGGCTGTACTGATGAAACACCTCGAGGAGAGCCACAAGCAAATGGAAGACGAGCTCGACATGGAGGTGGAGCTCGAGCGTGAGCTGGTGCGCGAGCAGGAGTTCGCCCAGGAGCAGAAGCTGTGCCAGCAGCTGGCGGAGGCGCAGGCAAAGGCGGCTGCTCCCCCACGCCCCCTCGCCAAGGTCAAGTCGCTGCCGAAGAACTTCATCTACAGCACCCCCTCGCTGGACAAGAAGTTCCCCAGCCCCCAGTCCCTCACCAGCAGCGCGGCCACCAATCTCAaccagctacagcagcagaaTCCATCCACATCGACATCCACATCGCCGGGACTGGGCGGACTGGCGCAGCGGGGCGTGACAGCGGGAGCGGGAGGACGCCGCCAGACCGTACAGTACTTCAATCAGCCACAAAGCGGGCCGGGCCTGGGTCTCGGCCTTGGCCTGGGCCTGAGCCTGGCCGAAATGGGTGGCACGCTGACGCCTCAGGCGCTGAGCGCGCGGCTGGGCGAACCCTTTGGCGGCGCCTCAACAGCGACGGCAGCGGGAGGAGGAACTTGTGCCGGCTTCGGCCAGGAGCCGGGCAACCTCCAGCTGCCGCCTCTGGGGCGCCGCGGGCGACGCGCCTCGGCCGCTGCCGGCTTCCGCAAGCGCGGCGTGCTGTCCAAGGAGCGCTCGCTAGACGAGCAGGCCATTCGACGACGTAATCTGGAGGCCAAGCGCACCAGCTGCGACTCGCTGCCCTGGGGTGGGGATGCTCTCGACTACAGGCGCGGCACCATCTTCGAGAGCCTCGAGTCGGATGGCGGGGGCGGCGGACTGGGATCGGGATCGGGATCTGGAGGATCGCCACTCGGTTTTGATATTCGCAGCGTGCGCAGTGCGGATGTTCCGCACCTGGAGCCGGAAACCGATGCTCTGGCCGTGGTCAGTGCCCTGGTGCCCGCAGCAACGCCTATGCCCCTGTCCATGCCGCTAGCCCTGCCCATGCCCacgcccacacccacaccctcatccaCACCCACCGGGATGTCGTCAGCACATCATCCGCCACCACGTCGCCCCTTCGGCTGGTCGCAGTCCGTCGACCAGGGCTGCCTCCTGGGGGCGCCCGGTCGCAGCAGCCTCCTTCTGTCCGTGCCGCGCTCGATGCCCCCCCGGAGCCGCAGCGGCAGCACCAAGCAGCTCTTCAAGCAGCAGGCGCTCGACGAGGATGCCGACATGGACGAGagctcgctgctgctgccatccGTCAGCGGGGGAGCCGTTGGAGGCCCCACCCCCACCGTCGCCGCTGCCCTGGAGAGCGTGGCTGCCGCCAGTGCTGTGGACTCCCACTTGCTACCAGGCAAATCCGATTCGGCGGACATCTTGCGCATTATCAGCGAGCGGCGGCGGATGGATCAGCGGGACCAGAGGGATCCCAGGGACGATGTCGAGGACAGGGACAGCGACTACAACGAGCTGTTGCTGGTCAAGTCCCCCCAGTCCTCGATGGACTAG